From a region of the Nonlabens dokdonensis DSW-6 genome:
- a CDS encoding protein adenylyltransferase SelO translates to MHKLHINNSFTNALPEDPIKENFTRQVTGVAYSQATPLTFRKASLIHVSELAKELGFDQEEIASAEFLQLFTGQVLYPKTQSYAMAYAGHQFGNWAGQLGDGRAINLFEIVENNNRWAFQLKGAGPTPYSRRGDGLAVLRSSIREHLCSEAMHHLGIPTTRSLSLSLSGEEVLRDMMYNGNAAHEKGAIVCRVAPSFIRFGNFELAAAQGEKELLKKLTDYTISTFYKNITTSGKEAYIQFFQEVTDRTLEMIMHWQRVGFVHGVMNTDNMSILGLTIDYGPYGWLEPYDHGWTPNTTDRQNKRYRYGAQPEIGLWNLLQLANALFPLIEDAAPLQEILDSYRTNYQVQYLETMMNKLGIYHTHKDDRDLIQQLEEILHLHETDMTIFYRELSKINSKTDKIDAFEVISIAFYHLDQLSDAHRKEWLDWLESYILRLELDVKMEAGDIITFAKARIQKMNATNPKYVLRNYIAQLVIDDADKGDYSLLNEIYTMLQKPYDEQPEFEKWYALRPEWARSKVGCSMLSCSS, encoded by the coding sequence ATGCACAAACTCCACATCAATAACAGCTTTACAAACGCACTACCAGAAGATCCTATCAAAGAGAATTTTACACGTCAAGTAACTGGTGTGGCTTATTCTCAGGCGACTCCTTTGACGTTTAGAAAGGCCAGTTTGATTCATGTTTCAGAACTTGCTAAGGAACTCGGTTTTGATCAGGAAGAAATAGCATCTGCTGAGTTTTTGCAGTTGTTTACTGGACAAGTTTTGTACCCCAAAACACAGTCCTATGCGATGGCTTATGCTGGGCACCAATTTGGTAATTGGGCAGGTCAATTAGGTGATGGACGTGCAATCAATTTGTTTGAAATTGTTGAGAATAATAACCGCTGGGCATTTCAATTAAAAGGTGCTGGTCCTACACCTTATTCACGTCGTGGCGATGGTCTTGCAGTGCTGCGTTCCAGTATTAGGGAACACTTATGTAGTGAGGCGATGCATCATCTAGGCATTCCTACCACACGATCTTTGTCCCTTTCACTAAGTGGCGAAGAGGTGTTGCGTGACATGATGTACAACGGTAATGCGGCGCATGAAAAAGGCGCGATAGTCTGTCGTGTCGCACCTAGTTTTATACGGTTTGGTAATTTTGAGTTGGCTGCCGCTCAAGGCGAAAAAGAGTTGCTTAAAAAGCTCACCGATTATACCATTTCTACGTTTTATAAAAACATTACAACAAGCGGTAAAGAAGCTTATATCCAATTCTTTCAAGAAGTTACTGATCGTACATTAGAAATGATCATGCACTGGCAACGCGTCGGTTTTGTGCATGGCGTGATGAATACGGATAATATGTCCATTCTAGGACTCACCATCGATTATGGACCTTACGGCTGGTTAGAACCTTACGATCATGGCTGGACACCTAATACGACTGATAGACAGAATAAAAGATATAGATATGGAGCTCAACCAGAAATAGGATTGTGGAACTTACTCCAATTGGCAAATGCACTTTTTCCGCTAATTGAAGATGCAGCACCGTTACAGGAAATCCTAGATAGCTATAGAACCAATTATCAAGTTCAGTATTTGGAAACCATGATGAATAAGCTAGGCATTTATCATACGCATAAAGACGATCGTGATTTGATCCAGCAATTAGAGGAAATTCTGCACCTTCATGAAACCGATATGACCATTTTTTATCGAGAATTAAGTAAAATCAACTCTAAAACAGATAAAATCGATGCTTTTGAAGTGATTTCTATAGCTTTTTATCATTTAGACCAATTAAGTGACGCACACAGAAAAGAGTGGCTGGACTGGTTAGAAAGTTATATTTTACGACTAGAGCTGGATGTGAAAATGGAAGCTGGTGATATCATTACTTTCGCGAAAGCGAGAATACAGAAAATGAATGCTACGAATCCAAAATATGTGCTCCGAAACTATATTGCACAATTAGTTATTGATGATGCTGACAAAGGAGACTATTCTCTATTAAACGAAATCTACACCATGCTCCAAAAACCATATGATGAGCAACCAGAATTTGAAAAATGGTATGCTTTACGACCAGAATGGGCTCGATCTAAAGTAGGTTGTAGTATGTTGAGTTGTAGTAGTTAG
- a CDS encoding Eco57I restriction-modification methylase domain-containing protein, whose product MSIFQPSVLKSHIALLDHKAVDKAYKQFANYFLDLKIQENIKVAKEEQYQATFLNELFVKTFGYTLFPDKNHNLVTEQKNEGNSRKADGAILKGDAVTAVIELKGTKTKDLESIRKQAFDYKNFNTGCNYVITSNFEKLRFYIDDASNFEEFDLFSLSRKRFELLYLCINKEQLLQHTPKSIKEESLVEEEKITKSFYKDYSLFKRELWKDLAKNNVKSLKQLAAQHRSVEKELADGPATEADDELNRLEKNVKRTLFKKSQKLIDRFLFIFFAEDRGLLQPNYTLKSIEEWETVRKLGVEESLYDRFKKHFTYLDQGRKKGDGVSEIFAYNGGLFKPDTILDHIVISDELLLKHTKKIAAYDFESQVDVNILGHIFENSLNEIESVNAEIDGADFDKQTSKRKKDGVFYTPKYITKYIVDNTVGKLCEEKKAELGFAESEYYRGRKNRNKSTLENLVKILDDYREWLLQLTICDPACGSGAFLNQALDFLITEHNYIDELKSKLLGGSIALSDIENTILENNIYGVDLNEESVEIAKLSLWLRTAQPRRKLNDLSSNIKCGNSLIDVKAVAGDKAFKWEEEFPQVFAKGGFDVVIGNPPYVPAEYIAVEEKSFLEKKYQSAYGRLNLYPIFYEKAINLMRTNGLLGYITPYTILKNRYYKEARKFILNETQIHTLIDFKGILVFKDAAVDSIVFILEKSKNDYNAFEQISDVVDFELDLFTKMTVPIKEIINSPDLSLIISPFEKIIKRISKDTIPMKDVINFNQGIITGGNKKYLTYEKSELTMPVITGSDFNRYSLNYNGLKIIYDVKLLHRPRKKEIFEVPERIILRQTSAYPICTIETNKYYTLDTVHNGLLIDKNFDLKYILSLLNSSLIRFLYEKSINEDGKVFAQVKIMYIDPLPVKRIDINDQLMYVKLVDSVLATTPILNIKSQSFLSFIMNQFQLKKLSKKLQNWHELDFGDFIKELNKAIKAENRRRKKEASVSSSAVENESASRTKNSLDCARLDKENDFQEIPTLTKKDEFEWMELFEEKKKEVQELQSQINQTEKEIDQMVYELYGLSDEEIAIVEGS is encoded by the coding sequence ATGTCCATATTCCAGCCATCGGTTCTTAAGAGCCATATTGCCTTATTAGATCATAAAGCTGTCGATAAAGCCTATAAACAGTTTGCTAACTATTTTCTGGATCTTAAGATTCAGGAAAATATTAAAGTGGCAAAAGAGGAGCAATATCAAGCGACTTTTCTTAACGAGTTGTTTGTGAAAACCTTTGGTTACACACTGTTTCCTGATAAGAATCACAATCTGGTGACTGAGCAAAAGAATGAAGGCAACTCGCGCAAGGCAGACGGCGCTATTCTTAAAGGCGATGCTGTTACTGCCGTGATAGAATTAAAAGGGACGAAGACTAAAGATCTGGAGAGTATTAGAAAACAGGCTTTTGACTATAAAAATTTCAATACAGGCTGTAATTATGTGATCACCTCAAATTTTGAAAAGCTGCGTTTTTATATAGACGATGCTAGTAATTTTGAAGAGTTTGATTTGTTCTCGCTTTCGCGAAAGCGGTTTGAACTTCTATACCTGTGCATCAATAAAGAGCAGTTATTGCAGCATACACCCAAATCTATAAAAGAGGAATCTCTGGTAGAAGAGGAGAAAATCACCAAATCATTTTATAAGGATTACTCGCTTTTTAAACGAGAGTTGTGGAAAGATCTAGCAAAGAATAATGTAAAATCACTCAAGCAACTGGCGGCACAGCATAGAAGTGTAGAAAAGGAGCTGGCCGATGGTCCTGCTACCGAAGCAGATGATGAGCTGAACAGACTAGAGAAAAATGTAAAACGCACACTTTTTAAAAAATCGCAAAAACTCATAGATCGTTTTCTATTTATTTTTTTTGCTGAAGATCGTGGTTTGCTGCAACCCAATTATACGCTTAAAAGTATAGAAGAATGGGAAACCGTGCGCAAACTAGGTGTGGAAGAATCGCTCTATGATCGTTTTAAAAAGCACTTTACTTATCTAGATCAAGGACGCAAGAAAGGCGATGGCGTTAGTGAAATATTTGCTTATAATGGTGGTCTTTTTAAACCAGATACCATTCTCGATCATATCGTGATAAGTGATGAGTTGCTCTTAAAACACACTAAGAAAATAGCCGCTTATGATTTTGAATCGCAAGTAGATGTCAATATTCTAGGACATATTTTTGAAAATTCCTTAAATGAGATCGAGAGCGTTAATGCAGAGATCGATGGTGCCGACTTTGATAAACAAACCAGCAAACGTAAAAAAGATGGTGTTTTCTACACGCCTAAATACATTACCAAATACATCGTTGACAATACGGTAGGGAAACTGTGTGAGGAAAAGAAAGCCGAGTTAGGTTTTGCCGAATCTGAATATTACCGTGGTCGTAAAAACCGTAATAAATCTACTCTAGAGAATCTAGTTAAAATTTTAGACGATTACCGCGAGTGGTTATTGCAACTCACTATTTGCGATCCAGCATGTGGTAGTGGTGCATTTCTCAACCAAGCACTGGATTTTCTGATTACTGAGCACAATTATATAGACGAGTTAAAATCAAAATTGTTGGGTGGTTCTATTGCGCTGTCAGATATTGAGAATACCATTCTAGAGAATAATATCTATGGAGTAGATCTTAATGAAGAAAGTGTCGAGATTGCAAAATTATCGCTTTGGCTACGTACCGCACAACCACGTAGGAAGTTAAACGATTTAAGCAGCAATATAAAATGTGGTAACAGCCTTATCGATGTAAAAGCCGTCGCTGGTGACAAGGCTTTTAAATGGGAAGAAGAATTCCCACAGGTTTTCGCTAAAGGTGGTTTTGATGTGGTGATTGGGAATCCGCCTTATGTACCTGCTGAATATATCGCAGTTGAAGAAAAATCATTTTTAGAAAAAAAATACCAATCAGCATATGGCAGATTAAATCTTTATCCAATTTTCTATGAAAAAGCAATTAATTTGATGCGAACGAATGGATTATTAGGTTATATAACTCCTTATACTATACTGAAAAACAGATATTACAAAGAGGCTAGAAAATTTATTTTAAACGAAACTCAAATACATACATTAATAGACTTCAAAGGAATTTTAGTTTTTAAAGATGCAGCTGTTGATTCTATAGTTTTTATTCTTGAAAAATCAAAAAATGATTATAATGCCTTTGAACAAATTAGTGATGTTGTCGATTTCGAATTAGATCTTTTTACTAAAATGACTGTTCCAATTAAGGAAATTATTAATTCACCTGACTTATCACTAATTATTTCGCCTTTTGAAAAAATAATCAAAAGGATTTCTAAGGACACGATTCCTATGAAAGACGTTATAAACTTTAATCAAGGAATTATAACTGGTGGAAATAAAAAGTATCTCACTTACGAAAAGTCAGAATTAACTATGCCAGTTATAACTGGAAGTGACTTTAATAGATATTCTTTAAATTATAATGGGTTGAAAATAATTTATGACGTTAAACTACTACATAGACCTAGAAAAAAAGAAATATTTGAAGTTCCAGAGAGAATAATTTTAAGACAAACTAGTGCATATCCGATATGTACCATAGAAACCAATAAATATTACACTTTGGATACCGTTCATAACGGTTTGTTAATTGACAAGAATTTTGATTTGAAGTATATTTTGAGTCTATTGAACAGCAGTCTTATTAGGTTTTTATATGAGAAATCAATTAATGAAGATGGTAAAGTATTTGCACAAGTAAAAATTATGTATATCGACCCTTTACCTGTTAAAAGAATAGATATTAATGATCAGTTGATGTATGTTAAACTTGTTGATTCAGTTTTAGCGACAACTCCTATACTTAATATTAAATCACAATCTTTTCTCTCATTTATCATGAATCAATTCCAACTAAAAAAACTCTCCAAAAAACTCCAAAACTGGCACGAGTTGGATTTTGGAGATTTTATCAAAGAATTAAATAAGGCGATCAAAGCAGAGAATAGAAGGCGTAAAAAAGAAGCAAGTGTCAGTTCGAGCGCAGTCGAGAACGAGTCAGCATCGAGAACTAAAAACAGTCTCGACTGCGCTCGACTTGACAAGGAGAACGATTTCCAAGAGATCCCAACACTCACTAAAAAAGATGAGTTTGAATGGATGGAGCTTTTTGAAGAAAAGAAAAAAGAAGTACAAGAACTACAATCACAAATTAATCAAACCGAGAAAGAAATAGATCAAATGGTTTATGAATTGTATGGATTAAGTGATGAGGAGATTGCTATTGTTGAAGGTTCTTAA
- a CDS encoding GIY-YIG nuclease family protein, whose translation MKYYHLYILECADGKLYTGMTNNLKRRLQEHDSGYNPRSFTFKRRPLKLIYSERFEDVRQCIYFEKKIKKWSAAKKKSLANNDFDMLQILSECRNMTHHKFQPTEEEIRIALDKMDA comes from the coding sequence GTGAAATACTACCATTTATATATCTTAGAATGTGCTGATGGCAAGTTGTATACAGGTATGACCAATAATTTAAAACGACGCTTGCAGGAACACGATTCTGGTTACAATCCCAGATCATTTACTTTTAAAAGAAGACCTTTGAAATTAATTTACAGTGAAAGATTTGAGGATGTACGACAATGTATTTATTTTGAGAAAAAGATCAAAAAATGGAGTGCTGCTAAGAAAAAATCTCTGGCAAATAATGATTTTGATATGTTGCAAATTCTCTCAGAATGCAGAAATATGACCCATCATAAATTCCAACCTACAGAAGAAGAAATAAGGATTGCACTGGATAAAATGGATGCTTAA
- a CDS encoding DUF427 domain-containing protein, translating to MNINKDRLQKARDGWSNRGNKRPPFAIEPEEGQRSVWDFPRPPVIEKVTQPVLVQYQGDTIVDTQNALAVLETASPPTYYIPREDVNLEILVELQGKSSFCEWKGKADYFAIKENQNRPVAWSYANPLQEFADLKDYLAFYPQHLECFVDGNRVKPQPGEFYAGWITPDLTGPFKGESGTGHW from the coding sequence ATGAACATAAACAAAGACCGATTACAAAAAGCCCGTGATGGCTGGAGCAATAGAGGCAATAAACGTCCACCGTTTGCTATTGAGCCGGAGGAAGGTCAGCGATCTGTTTGGGATTTTCCTCGTCCACCAGTGATTGAAAAGGTGACTCAACCTGTACTGGTGCAATATCAAGGTGATACCATTGTAGATACTCAGAATGCGTTGGCAGTTTTGGAGACAGCAAGTCCACCTACGTATTACATCCCACGTGAAGATGTGAATTTAGAAATACTGGTAGAATTACAGGGAAAAAGTTCGTTTTGCGAGTGGAAAGGAAAAGCCGATTATTTCGCAATCAAGGAAAACCAGAATCGACCTGTCGCTTGGTCCTATGCAAATCCGTTACAAGAATTTGCTGATCTTAAAGATTACTTGGCTTTCTATCCACAGCACTTGGAGTGCTTTGTAGATGGAAATCGAGTAAAACCGCAACCAGGAGAATTTTATGCTGGCTGGATCACACCTGATTTGACTGGACCTTTTAAAGGAGAAAGCGGTACAGGACACTGGTAA
- a CDS encoding YchJ family protein, with protein sequence MKNCPCNPKKEYKDCCAIIHKDISQATTAEQMMRSRYSAFVLSDVAYLQRSHLSSLRPNKQQAKDLEKWTKSVNWIKLNVINTTDGLENDTTGTVEFKAFYLQKGKVQVLHEVSRFCKENDHWVYQDQIG encoded by the coding sequence ATGAAAAACTGCCCTTGCAACCCAAAAAAAGAATACAAAGACTGTTGTGCTATTATACATAAAGATATTTCTCAAGCAACCACTGCAGAGCAAATGATGCGATCGCGTTATAGTGCTTTTGTGTTAAGTGATGTGGCCTATTTACAGCGCAGTCACCTCAGTTCTTTACGACCAAATAAGCAGCAAGCTAAAGATTTAGAGAAGTGGACAAAATCTGTGAACTGGATTAAGCTTAATGTGATAAATACTACCGACGGTTTAGAAAATGATACAACCGGCACCGTTGAGTTTAAAGCTTTTTATTTACAGAAAGGAAAAGTTCAAGTCTTGCACGAAGTATCTCGATTCTGCAAAGAAAACGATCATTGGGTTTATCAAGATCAAATAGGCTAG
- a CDS encoding S41 family peptidase yields the protein MKLFYTWALLLTAISLHAQQDAGWLRHNTISPDGSQIVFTYKGDLYKVAASGGNAQQLTFHEAHDYQAVWSKDGKQLAFASNRYGNFDVYVMNANGGPATRLTYHSANEQPFSFSHDNESVLFGAARMDDVKHRQFPTGSQPEVYQVPVTGGRVDQLFTIPAEYLNVSKDGKTILYHDKKGGENIWRKHHESSITRDIWSYDVVNNTHKMITTYAGEDRMPVMSGDEQSFYFLSERSGTFNIHKSGLNGTNVSQLTSFDLHPVRFLSAGNGTLCFSYDGKLYTMKEGQEPVKLQVNITTQPISNSDKFISINGGVSEMEVSPNGKEIAFIARGEVFVTSIEESFTKRITNTPEAERFVTWGPEGKSVVYSSERDGKWSVYKTEKVREEEPFFFASTLIKETAVLENGKDNYLATYSPDGKKLAFIEDRRTLKIKDVKSGDEITLMTPKELFHMRDGDKDFTWSPDSKWLLMGWDLSLSNTEVLLLAADGSKKMNLNESGYYDYSPQWVNGGKQMIWFSNRDGLKSYATSGSSQSDVYSMFFTQDAWDEFNLSKEEFALQKEIKKLADEAKKKAAEKDDKKKKKKKKDDEDKKKDSLEVKFDWDEMKDRTKRFTIHSSSLSDAVLNKDGSKLYYLTRFEDKLNLWETDLRTKETKMAIKLNASSGSLQWDKEMKNLFLLSNGSISKIDTDKNKKEGIKIAGEMEYDAVAERQAMFNHVWIRTNAIFYHPDFHGIDWNMMKKEYEKHLPYIGNSNEFTEMLSEMLGELNVSHAGAGGARMKMSNPDATASLGIFMDYNHIDDGIKITEVIKGGPLDKADFDVKAGMTILKIDGETISSNRDIASYLNRKNDKFTLLEINDPETKKSMTITVKPISLGEERGLLYKRWVKKNEEEVTEKSNGQLGYVHIPGMGDGPYRDIYEKMMGKFYDRKGMIVDTRFNGGGDLVADLAMFFTGTPFITYATEDKVVGGEPTSRWVKPTLAMINEAQYSDGHCFACGYTDLKIGKTVGMPTPGTCSFAGWEGLPDGSYWGVVPVSAKDINGKWMENSQTEPLIKVKNMPGKIDQGIDQQLERSIIELLKDVE from the coding sequence ATGAAATTATTTTATACATGGGCGCTGCTTCTCACGGCAATAAGCCTACACGCACAACAAGACGCTGGATGGCTGCGTCACAATACCATCTCGCCAGATGGTTCACAGATTGTTTTTACTTACAAAGGAGATTTATACAAAGTAGCGGCCAGCGGCGGTAATGCGCAACAGCTCACGTTTCATGAAGCGCATGATTATCAAGCGGTATGGAGCAAAGATGGTAAACAACTGGCTTTTGCGTCTAACCGATATGGAAATTTTGATGTGTATGTGATGAATGCAAACGGAGGACCAGCAACTCGATTAACATACCATTCTGCAAATGAGCAGCCCTTTTCTTTTTCCCATGATAACGAGTCAGTATTATTTGGCGCTGCTCGTATGGATGATGTGAAGCATAGGCAATTTCCTACAGGCTCACAACCAGAAGTATATCAAGTTCCTGTTACTGGTGGACGTGTGGACCAACTATTTACTATTCCAGCAGAATATTTGAATGTAAGTAAGGATGGAAAAACAATTCTATACCACGATAAAAAAGGTGGTGAGAATATATGGCGCAAGCATCATGAGTCTAGCATCACGAGAGATATATGGAGCTATGACGTAGTAAATAACACTCATAAAATGATCACCACTTATGCAGGTGAAGATAGAATGCCAGTAATGAGCGGTGATGAGCAGTCTTTTTACTTCTTAAGCGAGCGCAGCGGAACTTTTAATATTCACAAGTCCGGCTTAAATGGTACAAACGTATCTCAGCTTACTTCTTTTGACTTACATCCAGTTCGATTCTTATCTGCTGGAAATGGTACGCTGTGTTTTAGTTATGACGGTAAATTGTACACTATGAAAGAAGGACAAGAACCGGTAAAATTGCAAGTGAATATCACGACACAACCTATAAGTAACAGCGATAAATTCATTTCTATAAATGGTGGTGTAAGTGAGATGGAAGTTTCGCCTAATGGTAAAGAAATCGCATTTATAGCTCGTGGAGAAGTGTTTGTGACTTCTATTGAAGAATCATTTACCAAAAGAATTACCAATACTCCAGAGGCAGAGCGATTTGTAACTTGGGGACCAGAAGGTAAATCTGTAGTCTATAGTAGTGAGCGCGACGGGAAATGGAGTGTATATAAAACCGAAAAAGTACGAGAAGAAGAACCTTTCTTTTTTGCGTCTACTCTTATAAAGGAAACAGCAGTTCTAGAAAACGGTAAAGATAATTACCTCGCTACATATTCTCCAGATGGTAAAAAACTGGCTTTCATAGAAGACCGTCGTACATTGAAAATTAAAGATGTAAAAAGCGGAGATGAAATTACTTTAATGACTCCTAAGGAACTTTTTCATATGAGAGATGGTGATAAAGATTTTACCTGGAGTCCAGATAGTAAATGGTTATTGATGGGTTGGGATTTATCATTGAGCAATACAGAAGTACTCCTTCTTGCAGCAGATGGCTCTAAAAAAATGAATCTAAATGAAAGCGGTTACTATGATTACAGCCCACAATGGGTAAACGGCGGGAAACAGATGATCTGGTTTTCTAATCGTGACGGTTTAAAATCTTATGCAACTAGTGGTTCTTCACAAAGTGATGTGTACTCCATGTTCTTTACGCAAGATGCTTGGGATGAATTTAATTTGAGTAAAGAAGAATTTGCACTTCAAAAAGAAATCAAAAAACTAGCTGACGAAGCAAAAAAGAAAGCCGCCGAAAAAGACGACAAGAAAAAGAAGAAAAAGAAAAAAGATGATGAGGACAAAAAGAAGGACAGTCTAGAAGTGAAATTTGACTGGGACGAGATGAAGGACCGGACTAAACGTTTTACTATTCATTCTTCTAGTTTAAGCGATGCAGTTCTTAATAAGGATGGTAGTAAGCTATATTACCTAACAAGATTTGAAGACAAATTAAATCTTTGGGAAACCGATTTGAGAACTAAAGAAACCAAAATGGCCATTAAACTCAATGCCTCTTCTGGAAGCTTGCAATGGGATAAAGAAATGAAGAATTTATTTCTTTTGAGTAATGGTAGTATTTCTAAGATTGACACCGATAAAAACAAAAAGGAAGGTATAAAAATAGCAGGAGAGATGGAATACGACGCAGTAGCAGAGCGTCAGGCTATGTTTAATCATGTATGGATACGTACTAATGCTATCTTTTATCATCCAGATTTTCATGGAATAGACTGGAATATGATGAAGAAGGAATATGAAAAACACCTTCCTTATATAGGAAACAGCAACGAGTTTACAGAGATGTTATCTGAAATGCTAGGAGAGTTAAATGTATCCCATGCCGGAGCTGGAGGCGCAAGAATGAAAATGAGCAATCCAGATGCTACTGCTTCTCTAGGAATATTCATGGACTATAACCACATAGATGACGGTATTAAAATTACCGAAGTTATAAAAGGTGGACCGCTGGATAAAGCAGATTTTGACGTGAAAGCAGGAATGACTATTCTTAAAATAGATGGAGAAACAATCAGCTCAAACAGAGATATTGCATCCTATCTCAACCGCAAGAATGATAAATTTACATTGCTAGAAATCAATGATCCAGAAACTAAAAAAAGCATGACTATTACCGTAAAGCCTATTAGTCTAGGAGAAGAACGTGGTTTGTTATACAAAAGATGGGTAAAGAAAAACGAAGAAGAAGTTACAGAGAAAAGTAACGGTCAGCTAGGTTATGTCCATATTCCAGGAATGGGCGATGGTCCTTACCGAGATATTTATGAAAAAATGATGGGTAAATTTTACGATCGTAAAGGGATGATTGTTGATACTCGTTTTAACGGTGGTGGCGATCTAGTGGCAGATCTTGCCATGTTTTTCACCGGAACGCCTTTTATTACTTATGCAACTGAAGATAAAGTAGTAGGTGGAGAGCCTACTTCTAGATGGGTGAAGCCTACACTTGCCATGATTAACGAGGCGCAATATAGCGACGGTCACTGTTTTGCATGTGGTTACACCGATCTTAAAATAGGAAAAACTGTAGGAATGCCTACTCCAGGTACTTGTAGTTTTGCAGGTTGGGAAGGACTACCAGATGGCTCATATTGGGGAGTTGTACCGGTAAGTGCTAAAGATATTAATGGCAAATGGATGGAAAACAGCCAGACAGAGCCATTAATCAAGGTTAAAAATATGCCCGGTAAAATTGATCAAGGCATAGATCAACAGTTAGAGCGTTCTATTATAGAATTACTTAAAGATGTAGAGTGA